The following proteins are encoded in a genomic region of Triticum dicoccoides isolate Atlit2015 ecotype Zavitan chromosome 1B, WEW_v2.0, whole genome shotgun sequence:
- the LOC119327239 gene encoding DNA-directed RNA polymerase V subunit 7-like translates to MVFLQEEMSWNVLISPDQLSPKGLLLRKSIIVRLLEDVTNRKASKEHGYYIAVNELKTISEGKVRELTGDVLFPVTFTCITQRPMKGEILVGSVEKILKHGVFLKSGPIESIFLSEKSMSDYKYMGGENPMFMNDHSKLERDTAVRFKVMGFRWMEADRQFQLLASLAGDFLGPL, encoded by the coding sequence ATGGTTTTCCTTCAGGAGGAGATGTCTTGGAACGTGCTGATCTCACCAGACCAGCTGAGCCCCAAGGGCCTGCTGCTCCGCAAGTCCATCATCGTGCGTCTTCTGGAGGACGTCACCAACAGGAAGGCCTCCAAGGAGCATGGCTACTACATTGCTGTAAACGAGCTGAAGACGATCTCTGAAGGGAAGGTTCGTGAGCTGACCGGAGACGTTCTTTTCCCGGTCACATTCACCTGCATCACCCAGAGGCCTATGAAGGGGGAGATCTTGGTCGGCTCCGTGGAGAAGATCCTGAAGCACGGCGTCTTCCTCAAATCTGGGCCGATCGAAAGCATCTTCCTATCAGAGAAGTCGATGAGCGACTACAAGTACATGGGCGGCGAGAACCCCATGTTCATGAACGACCACTCGAAGCTGGAGAGGGACACCGCCGTGCGCTTCAAGGTCATGGGGTTCCGCTGGATGGAGGCTGACCGCCAGTTCCAGCTCCTTGCGTCGCTGGCTGGTGATTTCCTCGGGCCGCTGTGA